In one Streptomyces sp. NBC_01241 genomic region, the following are encoded:
- a CDS encoding Gfo/Idh/MocA family protein, protein MSGALRWGVLATGGIAATFTEDLRAMPDAEVVAVASRTDASAKAFAQRFGIPRAYGSWAELAADDEVDVVYVATPHSAHREAAALCLEAGKHVLCEKAFTLNAREAEELVKLARDRGLFLMEAMWTYCNPVIRRMTELVRDGAIGDIRTVQADFGFAGDFGPEHRLRDPALGGGALLDLGVYPVSFAQLLLGEPDRVQADALLSPEGVDLNTAMLLSWSGAGASALLNCSLVGDTPVTATVTGTKGRIDFPHGFFYPERFVLHRPGRDPEEFTAGAAGDGLRGMQFEQAEVARALRAGETESPLVPLDGSLAVMRTLDAVRDRIGVRYPADDLD, encoded by the coding sequence ATGAGCGGGGCATTGCGTTGGGGCGTACTGGCGACCGGCGGTATCGCCGCGACGTTCACCGAGGATCTGCGGGCGATGCCGGACGCGGAGGTGGTGGCCGTCGCCTCCCGTACGGACGCCTCGGCGAAGGCGTTCGCGCAGCGGTTCGGGATACCCCGGGCGTACGGCAGCTGGGCGGAGCTCGCCGCCGACGACGAGGTCGACGTGGTGTATGTGGCGACGCCGCACTCGGCGCACCGGGAGGCCGCCGCGCTCTGCCTGGAGGCCGGGAAGCACGTGCTGTGCGAGAAGGCGTTCACGCTCAACGCGCGGGAGGCGGAAGAGCTGGTGAAGCTCGCCCGGGACCGCGGCCTCTTCCTGATGGAGGCCATGTGGACGTACTGCAACCCGGTCATCCGGCGCATGACGGAGCTGGTGCGGGACGGCGCCATCGGCGATATCCGTACCGTGCAGGCCGACTTCGGGTTCGCGGGCGACTTCGGCCCCGAGCACCGGCTGCGCGACCCGGCGCTGGGCGGCGGCGCGCTGCTGGACCTCGGGGTCTATCCGGTGTCGTTCGCGCAGTTGCTGCTGGGCGAACCGGACCGGGTGCAGGCCGACGCGCTGCTCTCCCCGGAGGGGGTCGACCTGAACACGGCCATGCTGCTGAGCTGGTCGGGGGCGGGCGCCTCGGCGCTGCTGAACTGTTCGCTCGTCGGGGACACCCCGGTGACCGCGACGGTCACCGGGACGAAGGGGCGGATCGACTTTCCGCACGGCTTCTTCTATCCGGAGCGGTTCGTGCTGCACCGGCCGGGGCGCGACCCGGAGGAGTTCACCGCGGGGGCGGCGGGCGACGGGCTGCGCGGGATGCAGTTCGAGCAGGCCGAGGTGGCGCGGGCGCTGCGGGCCGGCGAGACGGAGTCGCCGCTGGTGCCGCTGGACGGTTCCCTCGCCGTGATGCGGACGCTCGACGCGGTACGTGACCGCATCGGCGTCCGCTACCCGGCCGACGACCTCGACTGA
- a CDS encoding alkaline phosphatase D family protein — MTHSSHQQELRDAARHLGRRRFLTVTGAAAALAFSVNLPAAGTASAAELDARKIGENPFTLGVASGDPLPDSVLLWTRLAPRPYETGSGLPRARVRVGWELARDERFSRVVRRGSATAHPEFDHSVHVEIKGLEADRVFYYRFRTGNWTSPTGRTRTAPARGARNSALTLAAVSCQAYHHGYFTAYKHLAQEDVDVVFHLGDYLYEYAVSARGGARNDTRRTLPAHFNRETVTLEDYRLRYGLYKSDPDLRAAHAAHPFVVTWDDHETENNYAGEIPENDVPPTEFLLRRAAAYRAYWENQPLRTPQRPTGPDMKLYRRLHFGRLAQFDILDTRQYRSDQAYGDGWQKPGPESENPSRTLTGATQERWLLNGWRTSHATWNVVPQQVTFAQRRDVPTDAYLLSMDAWDGYPASRERVLKGAEAARIDNLMVLTGDVHVGYGFDLKRDFDDPSSRTVGTEIVATSITSGKNGSDKPAAWNNQMRANPHMKFFNGRRGYAVITLGAQRARADYRTVSAVTTPGAPLATAGSFVTEVGNQGLTPA, encoded by the coding sequence ATGACGCACTCATCGCACCAGCAGGAGCTGCGCGACGCCGCCAGGCACCTCGGACGCCGCCGCTTCCTCACCGTCACCGGCGCCGCCGCCGCGCTCGCCTTCTCGGTCAACCTGCCGGCCGCGGGTACCGCGAGCGCCGCCGAGCTGGACGCCCGGAAGATCGGTGAGAACCCGTTCACCCTCGGCGTCGCCTCCGGCGACCCGCTGCCCGACTCGGTCCTGCTGTGGACGAGACTCGCGCCCCGCCCGTACGAGACCGGCAGCGGACTGCCCCGGGCCCGGGTTCGGGTGGGCTGGGAACTCGCCCGCGACGAGCGCTTCTCCCGCGTCGTCCGGCGCGGATCGGCCACCGCCCACCCGGAGTTCGACCACAGCGTCCACGTCGAGATCAAGGGCCTCGAAGCGGACCGCGTCTTCTACTACCGCTTTCGTACCGGGAACTGGACCAGCCCCACCGGCCGGACCCGCACCGCGCCCGCCCGAGGCGCCCGCAACAGCGCGCTGACCCTGGCCGCCGTCTCCTGCCAGGCCTACCACCACGGCTACTTCACCGCGTACAAGCACCTCGCCCAGGAGGACGTCGACGTTGTCTTCCACCTCGGTGACTACCTCTACGAGTACGCCGTCAGCGCGAGGGGCGGAGCCCGTAACGACACCAGGCGCACGCTCCCCGCCCATTTCAACCGGGAGACGGTCACGCTGGAGGACTACCGGCTGCGCTACGGCCTCTACAAGTCCGACCCCGATCTGCGCGCCGCCCACGCAGCGCACCCCTTCGTCGTCACCTGGGACGACCACGAGACGGAGAACAACTACGCGGGCGAGATCCCCGAGAACGACGTACCGCCGACGGAATTCCTGCTGCGGCGCGCCGCAGCGTACCGGGCGTACTGGGAGAACCAGCCGCTGCGCACCCCGCAGCGGCCGACCGGCCCGGACATGAAGCTCTACCGGCGCCTGCACTTCGGCCGCCTCGCCCAGTTCGACATCCTCGACACCCGCCAGTACCGCAGCGACCAGGCGTACGGCGACGGCTGGCAGAAGCCCGGACCGGAGTCCGAGAACCCCTCGCGCACCCTCACCGGAGCCACCCAGGAGCGCTGGCTGCTCAACGGCTGGCGCACCTCGCACGCCACCTGGAACGTCGTACCGCAGCAGGTCACCTTCGCCCAGCGGCGCGACGTCCCCACCGACGCCTATCTGCTGTCGATGGACGCCTGGGACGGCTACCCCGCCTCCCGGGAACGGGTCCTGAAGGGAGCCGAGGCCGCCCGGATCGACAACCTGATGGTGCTGACCGGCGATGTGCACGTCGGCTACGGCTTCGACCTGAAGCGGGACTTCGACGACCCGTCCTCCCGCACCGTCGGCACGGAGATCGTCGCCACCTCCATCACCAGCGGCAAGAACGGCTCGGACAAGCCGGCCGCATGGAACAACCAGATGCGGGCCAACCCGCACATGAAGTTCTTCAACGGCCGCCGCGGCTACGCCGTCATCACACTGGGCGCGCAGCGGGCGCGCGCGGACTACCGCACGGTGTCCGCCGTCACCACGCCCGGCGCGCCCCTCGCGACGGCCGGATCGTTCGTCACGGAGGTGGGGAACCAGGGCCTCACGCCCGCGTAG